The proteins below are encoded in one region of Peptoniphilus sp. GNH:
- a CDS encoding cell division protein SepF yields the protein MADNMFNKFKRVLGFGEDYDDYDDYDDDYEEDYTEKNEEPEVKSIKTKRSSNNVTNLRSSNLVITVHEPLSYEESPAVVDDLRDNKAVVLNFEQLDVDVKRQIFDFVSGALYALDGEISKVNKDIFILAPYNVEIDGLKDELKNNGVFPW from the coding sequence ATGGCAGATAATATGTTTAACAAATTTAAACGAGTTCTTGGATTCGGCGAAGATTATGACGATTACGATGATTATGATGATGACTATGAAGAAGATTATACTGAAAAAAATGAGGAACCTGAAGTTAAGTCTATAAAAACAAAAAGGTCTTCTAACAATGTTACAAATTTGAGATCTTCAAATTTGGTTATAACAGTCCATGAACCTTTGAGCTATGAAGAATCTCCTGCAGTTGTGGATGATTTAAGAGATAACAAGGCGGTTGTATTAAATTTTGAACAACTTGATGTGGATGTAAAGAGACAAATTTTCGACTTCGTTTCAGGAGCGCTATATGCTTTAGATGGAGAAATTTCCAAGGTCAATAAGGATATATTCATTTTGGCTCCATATAATGTAGAAATAGACGGACTAAAAGACGAATTGAAAAATAACGGCGTATTTCCTTGGTAA
- a CDS encoding YggS family pyridoxal phosphate-dependent enzyme translates to MTHNLRLNYEELIGEIEAAKKKSVFEQDVRLIAVTKTHPVETINEAISLGINDIGENKVQELVQKYNTIGDKVNYHMIGRLQSNKVKDIIGKVKLIHSIDRSSLLEEIDKRSKNAGLISQGLIQINVAGEQQKGGICPNEIDKFIEMCTKYDNIRVRGLMTVAPISDDEDFLRQIFRTMRKIYDRLASNSYENISMDYLSMGMSSDFKLAIEEGANMIRVGSKIFGQREYRR, encoded by the coding sequence TTGACACACAATTTACGTTTAAATTATGAAGAACTTATAGGTGAAATAGAGGCTGCGAAAAAGAAATCTGTGTTTGAACAAGATGTGAGGCTTATAGCTGTAACAAAGACACATCCGGTAGAAACTATAAATGAAGCTATTTCTTTGGGTATAAATGACATAGGAGAAAATAAAGTTCAAGAGCTGGTTCAAAAATATAACACTATAGGTGATAAAGTTAATTATCACATGATTGGAAGGCTTCAATCGAACAAGGTAAAAGATATAATTGGAAAGGTGAAGTTGATACATTCAATAGATAGGTCTTCGCTTTTAGAAGAAATTGACAAGAGATCAAAAAACGCAGGACTTATAAGCCAGGGACTAATTCAAATAAATGTAGCTGGAGAACAACAAAAGGGCGGCATTTGTCCAAATGAAATAGATAAATTTATTGAAATGTGCACGAAATATGATAATATAAGAGTAAGAGGTCTAATGACGGTCGCACCCATATCTGATGATGAAGATTTTTTGCGACAAATTTTTAGGACTATGAGAAAAATTTACGACAGACTTGCATCTAATAGCTACGAAAATATATCTATGGATTATCTATCTATGGGAATGAGCTCCGACTTCAAACTTGCCATAGAAGAAGGGGCGAATATGATAAGAGTAGGTTCAAAAATTTTCGGGCAAAGAGAATATAGGAGGTAG
- a CDS encoding HD domain-containing protein has translation MEDLKRKIDFCLEVEKMNSVFRKTRLLDSTRFENDAEHSFHVALMAVVLSDYADEEIDISRVVKMLLLHDLAEIYAGDTFAYDEEGKKTQKDREKKAADKLFSILPEKEAKEFKNIFFEFNEMTSADSIFANAIDRLQPMLLNYFSGGGSWKEHRISKQEVLNRLGPLSKSSKTLYEYMFNLITNFFGED, from the coding sequence ATGGAAGATTTAAAAAGAAAAATAGATTTTTGTTTAGAAGTAGAAAAAATGAATTCAGTGTTTAGAAAGACTAGATTGCTAGATAGCACTAGATTTGAAAATGATGCTGAACATAGCTTTCATGTGGCCTTGATGGCAGTGGTTTTAAGTGATTATGCTGATGAAGAAATTGACATTTCTAGAGTCGTCAAGATGCTTTTACTGCATGATCTAGCTGAAATTTATGCTGGCGATACTTTCGCCTATGATGAAGAAGGCAAAAAAACACAAAAGGATAGAGAGAAAAAAGCAGCAGATAAATTATTTTCTATACTTCCAGAAAAAGAAGCTAAAGAATTTAAAAATATATTTTTTGAATTTAACGAAATGACAAGTGCAGATTCTATATTTGCAAATGCTATCGATAGATTGCAACCTATGCTTCTTAATTATTTTTCTGGTGGCGGATCTTGGAAGGAACACAGGATTTCAAAACAAGAAGTTTTAAATAGATTGGGGCCGCTAAGCAAATCTTCTAAAACTCTTTACGAGTATATGTTTAATTTGATTACTAATTTTTTTGGTGAGGATTGA
- the plsY gene encoding glycerol-3-phosphate 1-O-acyltransferase PlsY, protein METLLVILISYFLGTISGSYILGKLILKIDIRSYGSGNAGTTNAMRVMGKKLGVFVFLIDFFKAVFCMFFISKLFSKDYLYLSMLFCVIGHCFPFYMKFKGGKGVATTFGSLAFINPKLTIVILIIWVLVTLIVNNVGIGSVGMYIGVIVVFLLYGDLEVSAKICIILNCIFGILRHSSNIKKALEK, encoded by the coding sequence TTGGAGACATTACTTGTAATTTTAATTTCTTATTTTTTGGGAACTATTTCTGGATCTTATATATTAGGAAAGCTGATTTTAAAAATAGACATAAGAAGCTATGGAAGTGGAAATGCAGGCACAACCAATGCAATGCGAGTCATGGGGAAAAAATTAGGAGTATTTGTATTTTTAATAGATTTTTTCAAGGCTGTTTTTTGCATGTTTTTTATAAGTAAACTTTTTTCGAAAGATTATTTATATCTGTCCATGCTTTTTTGCGTAATCGGTCATTGCTTTCCTTTCTATATGAAATTTAAGGGCGGCAAGGGTGTAGCGACTACATTCGGCTCTTTAGCTTTTATAAATCCAAAGCTTACAATTGTAATACTTATAATTTGGGTATTAGTTACTTTGATTGTCAATAATGTGGGAATTGGATCTGTTGGAATGTATATAGGCGTTATTGTAGTGTTTTTGCTATATGGGGATCTTGAAGTTTCAGCTAAGATTTGTATAATTCTCAATTGTATATTTGGTATATTAAGACATAGTTCCAATATAAAAAAGGCTCTGGAAAAATGA
- a CDS encoding YlmH/Sll1252 family protein, whose protein sequence is MVKPILENDYYKNLDLESKIGLSRLLDLVEIVLNRKISRTTDFLDPGMIYLAESILNQFDNIEYEIFGGYEGAERCIIRISPFYVQKSFEDICLFEIKSREELNHRNILGSVLGLGIDRNKIGDIIVDKKSSYLFTKRELANFLSLNFSKVGRASVAVKELALKDFVAPEIKYVEKRLIISSLRLDAFISGVLRLSRAKSQELIRAGKVKLNHRDILDVSYVLEEDSLISVRGYGRVIFHRIENKSKKDKFIIIIRTPE, encoded by the coding sequence TTGGTAAAACCGATACTTGAAAATGATTATTATAAGAATCTGGATTTAGAAAGCAAGATAGGGCTTTCTAGACTTTTAGATCTTGTAGAGATTGTTTTAAATAGAAAGATTTCAAGGACTACGGACTTCCTTGATCCTGGCATGATTTACTTAGCAGAAAGCATACTAAATCAATTTGACAACATTGAATATGAAATATTTGGAGGATACGAGGGTGCAGAGAGATGTATAATTCGTATCTCTCCTTTTTATGTGCAAAAATCTTTTGAAGATATCTGCCTTTTTGAAATTAAGTCTAGGGAAGAACTTAATCATAGAAACATATTAGGTTCAGTGCTTGGGTTGGGGATTGACAGAAATAAAATAGGAGACATAATAGTAGACAAAAAATCATCTTATCTTTTTACAAAAAGAGAATTGGCAAATTTTTTGAGTTTAAATTTCTCGAAAGTCGGCAGAGCATCTGTTGCAGTAAAGGAATTAGCCTTAAAAGATTTTGTCGCTCCAGAAATAAAATATGTTGAAAAGAGATTAATAATTTCTTCCCTTAGGCTTGATGCTTTTATCAGTGGAGTTTTAAGGCTTTCAAGAGCTAAGTCACAAGAGCTTATAAGAGCTGGGAAAGTGAAGTTAAATCATAGGGATATATTGGATGTTTCATATGTTTTGGAAGAAGATTCTTTGATTTCAGTTAGAGGATACGGACGTGTAATTTTTCATAGAATAGAGAACAAGTCGAAAAAAGATAAATTTATTATTATAATAAGGACACCAGAATGA
- a CDS encoding NAD(P)H-dependent glycerol-3-phosphate dehydrogenase produces MKDICLLGGGSWGTAIARLLANKNQDLDFYVRDKKLADEIIEKNENIKYLPGVKLPSNMSPSSDLEKVVKDKRYIIFAVPTNSISELAKSIKPYVDKNAIIINLAKGIEMKSHERPSEIIEEFMDNRFVALSGPSHAEEVARDLPTAVVAASKDIKAAEQVQDLFSTDNFRVYTNIDLVGVEIGGALKNIIALAAGMNDGLGYGDNTKAMLMTRGSYEMSKLGICFGANPHTFNGLTGIGDLIVTCTSMHSRNRRCGIYIGEGMSVEDAITKVGMVVEGIKTTKACYEISQELGVEMPITEKLYHVLYEGTDVRQAVLDLMRRDKKEEIEDIFK; encoded by the coding sequence ATGAAAGATATTTGCCTTTTGGGCGGAGGCTCTTGGGGCACTGCAATAGCAAGACTTTTAGCTAATAAAAATCAAGATTTAGATTTTTATGTAAGAGATAAAAAGTTAGCAGATGAAATAATTGAAAAAAATGAAAATATAAAATATTTACCTGGAGTAAAACTTCCCTCTAACATGAGTCCTTCCTCAGACTTAGAAAAAGTTGTAAAGGATAAAAGATATATAATATTTGCTGTTCCTACAAACTCAATTTCAGAGCTTGCCAAGTCTATAAAACCCTATGTAGATAAGAATGCAATAATAATAAATTTGGCAAAGGGGATCGAAATGAAAAGCCATGAAAGACCTTCTGAAATAATTGAAGAATTTATGGACAATAGATTCGTTGCGCTATCAGGACCATCACATGCTGAGGAAGTGGCAAGAGATTTACCAACAGCTGTTGTGGCAGCATCCAAAGATATAAAAGCGGCAGAGCAAGTGCAAGATTTATTTTCTACTGACAACTTTAGAGTATATACAAACATAGATTTAGTAGGTGTAGAGATCGGAGGAGCTTTAAAAAACATAATCGCCTTAGCTGCTGGTATGAATGATGGACTAGGATATGGCGACAATACTAAGGCTATGCTTATGACTAGAGGTTCATATGAGATGAGCAAGCTTGGTATTTGTTTTGGAGCAAATCCCCATACATTCAATGGTCTAACTGGTATAGGAGATCTTATAGTCACTTGTACAAGTATGCATTCCAGAAATAGAAGATGTGGAATCTATATAGGTGAGGGTATGAGCGTAGAGGATGCAATAACAAAAGTGGGTATGGTTGTTGAAGGAATAAAAACAACAAAAGCCTGCTATGAGATTTCACAAGAACTTGGAGTCGAGATGCCCATAACAGAGAAACTCTACCATGTATTATATGAAGGTACAGATGTTAGACAGGCTGTTTTGGACTTGATGCGTAGAGATAAAAAAGAAGAGATTGAGGATATTTTTAAATAA
- a CDS encoding RluA family pseudouridine synthase, with protein sequence MKTIRLDSGKDVGKRADVFISENLDISRSQIKNLMKSAEILINGEVVKAGYILSENDEITIDIKEKEGLKAEPIPIDVLFEDDYMAIIRKPQGIVVHPGAGIERGTLVSGLMNRFGNLSNIDESRPGIVHRLDKDTSGLMIIAKNNEFYEKIIEEFKNRLIEKKYLAFVHGRVDNKGIVEGYIGRHHINRLKMTLKDSGGKYSKTSYSPLEVYSEYSLLDVCLHTGRTHQIRVHMASINHPIVGDLLYGRKNKFNIESQLLHSYYLKFIHPITKKEMEFIDDMPKNFLDFEKKLKTKP encoded by the coding sequence ATGAAAACAATTAGATTAGATTCAGGTAAAGATGTCGGTAAGAGAGCCGATGTTTTTATTTCTGAAAATCTCGACATAAGTAGGTCACAAATTAAAAACTTGATGAAGTCTGCTGAAATTTTAATAAATGGTGAAGTTGTAAAAGCGGGATATATTTTAAGCGAAAACGATGAAATTACAATAGACATAAAAGAAAAAGAGGGTCTTAAAGCGGAACCCATACCAATAGATGTGCTCTTTGAAGATGATTACATGGCTATCATAAGAAAACCTCAAGGGATAGTTGTACATCCAGGTGCAGGGATAGAAAGAGGGACTCTTGTATCAGGACTTATGAATAGGTTTGGAAATCTTTCAAATATTGATGAGTCAAGACCGGGAATTGTTCATAGACTCGATAAAGATACGAGCGGTCTTATGATAATTGCTAAAAATAATGAATTTTACGAAAAAATAATTGAAGAGTTTAAGAATAGACTTATAGAAAAAAAATACTTGGCTTTTGTGCATGGAAGAGTGGACAATAAAGGCATAGTAGAAGGCTACATTGGAAGGCACCATATAAACAGACTCAAAATGACATTAAAAGACAGCGGGGGGAAATATTCCAAGACGTCTTACAGTCCCTTAGAAGTATACTCTGAGTACAGTCTTTTGGATGTGTGCTTGCACACTGGTCGTACCCATCAGATAAGAGTGCATATGGCAAGCATAAACCATCCAATAGTTGGAGATCTCTTGTATGGCAGAAAAAATAAGTTTAATATAGAATCTCAACTTCTTCATTCCTATTATCTTAAATTCATTCACCCAATTACCAAAAAAGAAATGGAATTTATAGATGATATGCCGAAAAATTTTTTGGATTTTGAAAAAAAACTAAAAACTAAGCCTTAA
- a CDS encoding DNA translocase FtsK encodes MAIKKRRNKKIKSKNKRKPKINHEGLGIIFIIFGLISFISTFSDNMGLMGSVINKIYSTLAGSGNFLLALLLIFFGVVNNSAFYKRKNLYYFFSSLVVICVLIYLDGTKDTDMTLVARLRLSLEYGSITKSGGLVGALFGFFLYKIFGSVGTYLILLLLIIFSLFCMFKVNVGHLKNFLSNTSDKIKINVQKDDDKGEKSNIFSKLKNKFMENDSEDIDAYETPDFEMSKSNSYYESAYDKVEEIALGVEEDFSKDDMVNEKIEHIEKIEDEKKATSTKQEKAKSILSEESGDLEKDKAELEEEIQNQSTINKVEYVFPPVELLELQESSVGSDKSDMAKNAQIIKECMNNFGIECKIVAVNKGPSITCYELQPAPGVRLSKIVSLADNLSMALASPEIRIEAPIPGKSAVGIEVPNKKKDSVGLRELIDSKEFKISKTNLPLVLGKDVSGKIIVSSIDKMPHLLIAGATGSGKSVCINSIITSILYKSSPEDVKLMLIDPKVVELSVYNGIPHLLIPVVTDAKKAAFALNWAVEEMEKRYKAFAKTGTRDLKSYNSKIDKLNSEEQKLPQIVIVVDELADLMMVAASEVEDYIARLAQMARAAGIYLIIATQRPSVDVITGTIKANIPSRIAFAVSSSVDSRTILDMGGAEKLLGKGDMLFAPSYMSKAVRIQGAFISDDDVERIVEFVSANNQIVKEENKVMEKIELKNQEAGLDRDPLFNDAVAYVLDDEQASISYLQRKLKVGYSRAARIVDQMEEAGIIGPHEGSKPRKIIMDSDEIKNMIRDFEKYEE; translated from the coding sequence TTGGCTATTAAAAAAAGACGAAATAAAAAAATAAAAAGTAAAAATAAAAGAAAACCTAAAATAAACCACGAAGGTCTGGGCATAATATTTATTATATTTGGACTAATTAGTTTTATATCAACTTTTTCAGACAATATGGGTCTTATGGGAAGCGTTATAAATAAAATATATTCCACTTTGGCTGGAAGCGGAAATTTTTTGCTAGCACTTCTTTTAATTTTTTTTGGAGTCGTGAACAATTCAGCTTTTTATAAACGCAAAAATCTTTATTATTTTTTCTCATCGTTAGTTGTTATTTGTGTTTTAATTTACTTAGATGGAACCAAGGACACTGATATGACTCTTGTTGCCAGGCTGAGGCTATCGCTTGAATATGGGAGCATAACTAAAAGTGGAGGTCTTGTAGGAGCCTTGTTTGGATTTTTCCTATATAAAATTTTTGGTTCTGTCGGCACTTATTTGATTCTTTTGTTGCTCATTATTTTTTCATTATTCTGTATGTTTAAGGTAAATGTTGGACATTTGAAAAATTTCCTATCGAACACATCTGACAAAATAAAGATTAATGTGCAAAAAGATGATGATAAAGGTGAAAAATCCAACATTTTTTCAAAACTCAAAAATAAGTTTATGGAAAATGATAGTGAAGACATAGACGCTTATGAAACTCCAGACTTTGAAATGTCAAAATCAAATTCATACTATGAATCTGCCTATGATAAAGTCGAAGAAATTGCTCTTGGAGTAGAGGAAGATTTTTCGAAAGATGACATGGTCAATGAGAAAATTGAACATATTGAAAAAATTGAAGATGAAAAAAAAGCTACTAGCACGAAACAGGAAAAAGCTAAAAGTATTTTATCTGAAGAGTCTGGAGACTTGGAAAAAGATAAGGCAGAATTAGAAGAAGAAATACAAAATCAAAGCACTATTAATAAAGTGGAGTACGTATTTCCGCCTGTGGAGCTTTTAGAGTTGCAAGAATCATCAGTTGGATCTGATAAGTCTGACATGGCAAAAAATGCACAAATAATAAAAGAATGTATGAATAACTTTGGCATAGAGTGTAAAATTGTAGCCGTAAACAAGGGCCCATCAATAACTTGTTATGAACTTCAGCCTGCACCAGGAGTAAGACTATCTAAGATTGTATCTTTGGCTGATAATTTATCTATGGCTCTTGCAAGCCCTGAAATTAGAATCGAGGCACCCATACCAGGAAAATCAGCAGTTGGTATTGAAGTTCCAAACAAGAAAAAAGATTCTGTTGGTTTAAGAGAACTCATTGATTCTAAGGAGTTTAAAATATCTAAAACTAATTTGCCTCTGGTACTAGGAAAGGATGTATCAGGTAAAATAATAGTTTCTTCGATAGATAAAATGCCTCACTTGTTGATAGCTGGAGCGACTGGATCTGGAAAGTCGGTATGCATAAATTCTATAATTACAAGTATTTTATATAAATCAAGTCCAGAAGATGTAAAGCTTATGTTGATTGACCCAAAAGTTGTTGAGTTGTCTGTTTATAATGGGATTCCTCATCTATTGATTCCCGTTGTAACAGATGCTAAAAAAGCAGCTTTTGCTTTGAACTGGGCAGTTGAAGAAATGGAAAAGAGATATAAGGCATTTGCAAAGACTGGAACTAGAGATCTTAAATCTTACAACAGTAAAATTGATAAGCTAAATTCTGAAGAACAGAAACTCCCGCAGATAGTAATCGTAGTGGATGAACTTGCAGATTTAATGATGGTAGCTGCATCTGAAGTAGAAGACTATATAGCAAGGCTAGCCCAAATGGCAAGAGCAGCTGGTATATATTTGATAATTGCTACTCAGAGACCATCCGTAGATGTTATAACAGGTACGATAAAAGCTAATATTCCATCCAGGATTGCATTTGCTGTTTCATCCTCAGTTGACTCTAGAACTATTCTAGATATGGGAGGAGCTGAAAAGCTTCTTGGAAAGGGAGATATGCTATTTGCTCCTTCTTATATGTCTAAAGCTGTAAGGATTCAAGGGGCCTTTATAAGTGACGACGACGTTGAAAGAATTGTAGAATTTGTCTCTGCCAATAATCAAATTGTCAAAGAAGAAAACAAGGTAATGGAAAAAATAGAACTTAAAAATCAAGAAGCTGGTTTGGATAGGGACCCTCTATTTAATGATGCCGTTGCCTATGTTCTAGATGATGAGCAGGCTTCCATATCCTATTTACAAAGAAAGCTAAAGGTAGGATATTCTCGCGCGGCTAGAATAGTAGATCAAATGGAAGAGGCTGGCATAATAGGCCCTCATGAGGGTTCTAAACCGAGAAAAATAATAATGGATTCTGATGAAATAAAAAATATGATAAGGGATTTTGAAAAATATGAAGAATAA
- a CDS encoding NAD(P)/FAD-dependent oxidoreductase, whose translation MKTYDVIIIGAGASGVFASYEFAKMNSNLDILMLDTGNKIESRLCPIKTGKVDNCIGCYPCNIMNGYGGAGTLSDGKYNITTNFGGEMHLLLGKKKSIELMEYVDHVLCKFDGGNVKLYTTANSDLKTKCLRNDMHLLEAKVRHFGTDRNIEILKRIMAYSSEKVEMKFRTRVVDVEIEKDGKFKIFTEKKEEFLCKNLVLASGRSGSKWIGEICDKFDIESSSNQVDIGLRVEIPAEVFKHITDDVYESKIVYQTKTYNDLVRTFCMNPYGHVVAENTNGIITVNGHSYSDESLQSENTNFALLVRNHFTEPFKDSNEYGESIARLSNMLGGGVLLQRFGDLVKGRRSDEKRMAKCFTEPTLKATPGDLSLVMPKRQLDSIIEMIYALDKIAPGMANEDTLLYGVEVKFYNSKIKVDENFETKVKGLFVVGDGGGMTHSLSQASACGVQVARHLNNLD comes from the coding sequence TTGAAAACTTATGATGTAATTATAATTGGGGCTGGAGCAAGTGGGGTATTTGCTTCTTATGAATTCGCAAAGATGAATTCAAATCTTGATATATTAATGTTAGATACGGGGAATAAAATTGAAAGTAGGCTTTGCCCTATAAAGACGGGGAAGGTAGATAATTGCATAGGATGCTACCCCTGCAATATCATGAATGGATATGGAGGAGCAGGCACTCTTTCTGATGGAAAATACAACATCACAACTAATTTTGGCGGTGAGATGCACTTACTGCTTGGTAAGAAAAAATCCATAGAACTTATGGAATATGTAGATCATGTCTTATGTAAGTTTGATGGCGGAAATGTAAAACTATATACAACAGCCAATTCAGACCTAAAAACAAAATGCCTAAGAAACGACATGCACCTTTTAGAAGCGAAAGTAAGGCATTTTGGCACGGACAGAAATATCGAAATTCTAAAAAGAATAATGGCTTATTCAAGTGAAAAAGTCGAAATGAAATTTAGAACCAGAGTTGTCGATGTGGAAATAGAAAAAGATGGAAAATTTAAAATTTTTACTGAAAAAAAAGAGGAGTTTTTGTGTAAAAATTTAGTTTTAGCGTCAGGAAGAAGCGGTTCAAAATGGATTGGAGAAATCTGCGATAAATTTGATATAGAATCATCATCAAATCAAGTAGACATAGGATTGAGAGTAGAAATTCCAGCTGAGGTATTTAAACACATAACTGATGATGTTTATGAGTCTAAGATAGTCTACCAAACAAAAACTTACAATGATCTTGTGAGAACCTTCTGCATGAATCCTTACGGACACGTTGTTGCAGAAAATACTAATGGAATTATAACAGTGAATGGTCATTCTTATTCTGACGAATCGCTACAAAGTGAAAATACAAATTTTGCCTTGCTTGTTAGGAATCATTTTACAGAGCCTTTTAAAGATTCAAATGAATATGGAGAAAGTATAGCCAGACTTTCTAATATGTTAGGAGGCGGAGTTTTACTTCAAAGATTCGGTGATTTGGTAAAAGGCAGAAGATCTGATGAAAAGCGAATGGCAAAGTGTTTTACAGAGCCTACTTTAAAGGCCACACCCGGAGATCTTTCGCTAGTAATGCCCAAAAGACAACTAGATTCTATAATAGAGATGATATATGCGCTTGATAAAATTGCGCCAGGTATGGCGAATGAAGACACACTTTTATATGGTGTTGAAGTTAAATTTTATAATTCAAAGATAAAAGTGGATGAAAATTTCGAAACCAAGGTCAAGGGACTATTTGTGGTAGGAGATGGAGGCGGTATGACGCACTCACTATCACAGGCATCGGCATGCGGAGTTCAAGTCGCAAGACATTTGAATAATTTAGATTAA
- the lspA gene encoding signal peptidase II yields MIYFLISIFLIFLDQISKFFAANYLQNLESLHLIGNFFGLEYVENRGAAFGILQNKQIFFYLITIAVSFFLIYSLFKSKNKPGVLKSSLAFLLGGALGNFIDRVRLNYVVDFLSLNFFGYHFPVFNFADLFITIGTILLIIYILWFEKNENN; encoded by the coding sequence ATGATTTATTTTTTAATTTCAATATTTTTAATTTTTTTAGATCAGATAAGCAAATTTTTTGCAGCAAATTATCTACAAAATTTAGAGTCTCTACATTTAATAGGCAATTTTTTTGGCCTAGAATATGTTGAAAACAGAGGGGCAGCTTTTGGAATATTACAAAACAAGCAAATATTCTTTTATCTAATAACGATCGCCGTTTCATTTTTTTTGATTTATAGTCTATTTAAGAGTAAAAATAAACCTGGAGTTTTAAAGTCGAGTCTTGCTTTTTTGTTAGGAGGGGCTTTAGGTAATTTCATTGATAGAGTCAGATTAAATTATGTGGTGGATTTTTTGTCTTTAAATTTTTTTGGCTACCATTTTCCAGTTTTTAATTTTGCAGATCTTTTTATAACTATAGGGACGATTTTACTTATTATTTATATATTGTGGTTTGAAAAAAATGAAAACAATTAG
- the rimO gene encoding 30S ribosomal protein S12 methylthiotransferase RimO: MKNKVYFHTLGCSKNDVDTGIMESILDKNKYELEKDPNSAEIIIVNTCGFIDAAKEESIDAIIRFAQLKNRGLKKLLLAGCLAQRYADELIEEIPEADGIIGTGNLSDINEVLDQALVGNKSIKTDTINSKHLENAYKEDVAVVEYVKISEGCDNNCTYCIIPKLRGKNRSRKIEDIFAEVSYLVSKGTREIILIAQNTSDYGIDIYGEFKLASLIDKISKIQDLKWIRLLYLYPDHFNDDLINQFKNNKKLLKYADIPLQHHSDRVLKAMNRRIKGKEIEALIEKLKNEIPDMVLRTTYIVGFPGEDEDDFKTLLSFVKNAEFLRLGVFTYSKEEGTPAFNFSNQVDEDVKIRRRDSIMQEQMNISGKLLQSFVGKRLETLIEECVDETTYVGRTYIDSPDIDGCIYVSSNRKLKVGEFVDVLVTDSLEYDLIGEII, translated from the coding sequence ATGAAGAATAAGGTTTATTTTCACACCTTAGGTTGCTCCAAAAACGATGTAGATACGGGGATTATGGAGTCTATTCTGGACAAAAATAAATATGAATTGGAAAAAGACCCTAATAGTGCGGAAATTATAATTGTAAACACATGTGGATTCATAGATGCAGCTAAAGAGGAGTCCATTGATGCAATTATAAGATTTGCTCAGCTTAAAAATAGAGGTTTGAAAAAGCTTTTGCTTGCTGGTTGCCTAGCTCAAAGATACGCAGATGAACTCATAGAAGAAATTCCTGAAGCTGATGGCATTATAGGAACTGGTAATCTATCTGATATAAATGAAGTTTTAGACCAAGCTTTGGTCGGCAATAAATCTATAAAGACAGATACTATTAACTCTAAACATTTAGAAAACGCCTATAAAGAAGACGTCGCTGTCGTTGAATATGTTAAAATTTCAGAAGGCTGTGACAATAATTGCACCTATTGTATAATACCAAAATTAAGGGGTAAAAACAGGTCTAGGAAGATTGAAGATATATTCGCCGAAGTGTCGTATCTGGTTTCAAAAGGGACTAGAGAGATAATTCTTATAGCACAAAATACAAGTGATTATGGTATTGACATCTATGGTGAGTTTAAGCTTGCATCTTTAATAGATAAAATATCGAAGATTCAAGATTTAAAATGGATTAGGCTTCTTTATCTCTATCCAGACCATTTCAATGATGACTTGATAAATCAATTCAAAAATAATAAAAAGCTGCTAAAATATGCTGATATTCCACTTCAGCATCATTCTGATAGAGTTCTAAAAGCCATGAATCGGAGAATTAAAGGCAAAGAGATAGAAGCTCTTATTGAAAAACTTAAAAATGAAATTCCTGATATGGTTTTGCGAACCACATATATAGTTGGGTTCCCGGGTGAAGATGAAGATGATTTCAAAACCTTATTGTCGTTTGTGAAAAATGCTGAATTTTTGAGACTTGGTGTGTTCACATATTCTAAAGAAGAAGGAACGCCGGCATTTAATTTTTCAAATCAGGTTGATGAAGACGTCAAAATCAGAAGAAGAGATTCTATTATGCAAGAACAAATGAACATTTCAGGCAAATTGCTTCAAAGTTTTGTAGGAAAGAGGCTAGAAACTTTAATAGAAGAATGCGTAGACGAAACAACTTATGTGGGAAGAACTTATATTGATAGCCCCGATATAGATGGGTGTATTTATGTGAGCTCTAATAGAAAATTGAAAGTAGGTGAATTTGTAGACGTTTTAGTTACAGATTCATTAGAATACGACCTTATAGGAGAGATAATATGA